The following are encoded in a window of Castanea sativa cultivar Marrone di Chiusa Pesio chromosome 5, ASM4071231v1 genomic DNA:
- the LOC142636897 gene encoding phospholipase A1-Igamma1, chloroplastic-like has translation MEVSPLRQVRKEKGAKKTKWVLKLKFGVTWKAIKKASSSSMKLNRFHLTCASSMKQLSLVRVQAEEAVKPIQQAHIKKKASHHVTKSLLSLLQLPYTASDFIDWGDLMTPTKSPKENISTKWREIHDLHNWDNLLDPLHPWLRREIIKYGEFAQATYDGFDFDPLSEFCGSCRYNRHKLFEELGLTNHGYKVTKYIYAMSHVDVPSWFERSHLGETWSKDSNWMGYVAVSNDEESERIGRRDIVMAWRGTISPTEWFTDLKAMLERIGDGKIKVQHGFRSIYKSKSEFTRYNKLSASEQVMEEVNRLIKFYKAKGEGISFTITGHSLGGALALLNAYEAATSIPGLPISVISFGAPRVGNLAFKEKLDEIGVKTLRIVVKQDIVPKFPGFI, from the coding sequence ATGGAGGTATCACCATTGAGGCAagtcagaaaagaaaaaggagcaAAGAAAACCAAATGGGTATTGAAGTTGAAGTTTGGTGTAACTTGGAAGGCCATCAAAAAGGCATCATCATCCTCTATGAAGCTTAATCGTTTTCATCTAACTTGTGCTTCAAGCATGAAACAACTCTCCCTAGTCCGGGTTCAAGCAGAGGAGGCTGTTAAGCCAATTCAACAAGcacatataaagaaaaaagcttCTCATCATGTCACAAAATCACTATTATCCCTCCTCCAATTGCCATACACAGCTTCAGATTTTATAGACTGGGGTGATCTAATGACACCCACCAAGTCTCCAAAGGAAAACATATCAACAAAATGGCGTGAAATTCATGATTTGCACAATTGGGACAATCTTCTTGACCCTCTCCATCCTTGGCTTCGACGCGAAATTATTAAATATGGAGAATTTGCGCAGGCTACTTATGATGGATTTGACTTTGATCCTTTGTCCGAGTTTTGTGGGAGTTGTAGATACAACCGGCACAAGCTTTTCGAAGAATTAGGCCTAACAAATCATGGTTACAAGGTTACTAAGTACATCTACGCCATGTCACATGTAGATGTTCCGAGTTGGTTTGAGAGGTCACATCTAGGTGAAACATGGAGCAAAGATTCCAATTGGATGGGCTATGTAGCGGTTAGCAACGATGAAGAATCAGAAAGGATTGGAAGAAGAGACATAGTCATGGCATGGCGAGGTACAATTTCTCCAACTGAATGGTTCACAGATCTTAAGGCAATGCTTGAGCGTATTGGGGATGGGAAAATAAAGGTCCAACATGGGTTTCGTAGTATTTATAAATCAAAGAGTGAGTTCACCAGGTATAACAAGTTGAGTGCTTCTGAGCAAGTCATGGAAGAAGTGAATAGACTCATCAAGTTCTATAAAGCAAAAGGTGAAGGAATAAGCTTCACCATCACTGGGCATAGCCTTGGTGGTGCTTTGGCTCTCCTCAATGCTTATGAAGCTGCTACTTCAATCCCTGGCCTTCCCATTAGTGTCATTTCTTTTGGAGCACCAAGGGTTGGGAACTTGGCATTTAAGGAAAAGCTTGATGAAATAGGGGTAAAAACACTACGCATTGTAGTTAAGCAAGATATAGTCCCAAAATTTCCAGGGTTCATATGA